In the Natronolimnobius baerhuensis genome, one interval contains:
- a CDS encoding GntP family permease produces the protein MSRSNRSSMHIGCPECGATVNGFVPPGPGISTDETNRLQGRETTCDGCGHELEFYFY, from the coding sequence ATGTCTCGTTCGAATCGCTCATCAATGCACATCGGCTGCCCTGAATGCGGTGCCACCGTCAACGGATTCGTCCCACCAGGCCCCGGCATCAGCACCGACGAAACGAACCGACTTCAGGGTCGTGAGACCACCTGTGACGGCTGCGGTCACGAACTCGAGTTCTACTTTTACTGA
- a CDS encoding TlpA family protein disulfide reductase, protein MRRRDILAGIGSAGVVAGAGAVAIYGLPSVEELTGDESGYADDPLEIETVDAPGSDAGTVQIPDPDKVTFVDIFGTWCPPCIEQMPALGEASGRIGDRDDVQFLSVTNESIGENRAITMDELLEWWTDHDGDWTLGLDPRAELTERYLQGDYPSAVAIDTAGRVVWGDSGIKTADELVAGIEQALEAETMLEDEST, encoded by the coding sequence ATGCGCAGACGTGACATCCTCGCAGGAATCGGCAGTGCAGGCGTCGTCGCCGGAGCTGGCGCGGTCGCCATCTACGGCCTCCCATCAGTCGAGGAACTCACCGGCGACGAGAGCGGCTACGCCGATGACCCCCTCGAGATCGAGACGGTCGACGCGCCGGGCAGCGACGCGGGGACAGTGCAGATTCCGGACCCCGACAAAGTGACGTTCGTCGATATCTTCGGCACCTGGTGTCCGCCCTGTATCGAGCAAATGCCAGCACTTGGCGAGGCCAGCGGCCGAATCGGCGACAGAGACGACGTACAGTTTCTCTCAGTAACCAACGAATCCATCGGCGAGAATCGGGCGATCACGATGGACGAACTCCTCGAGTGGTGGACCGATCACGACGGTGACTGGACGCTTGGGCTCGACCCACGCGCGGAACTCACCGAACGGTATCTACAGGGGGACTACCCGTCTGCGGTCGCCATCGATACCGCTGGCCGCGTCGTGTGGGGCGATTCCGGAATCAAAACCGCCGACGAACTCGTCGCTGGCATTGAACAGGCACTCGAGGCAGAGACCATGCTCGAGGACGAGTCCACGTAA
- a CDS encoding universal stress protein, whose protein sequence is MYQDVLLATDGSDGANQATAHAIDLAQQLEASLHVVTVSEDGPHSSEKRDELRHDHEDEAVQVLEDAERATSEAGIDATTTLRHGVPQDEIIATAEELGCDLIVVGTVGRSGLENVLVGSVAEEVVRNASVPVVTVRET, encoded by the coding sequence ATGTATCAGGACGTGCTCCTTGCGACAGATGGCAGTGACGGGGCGAATCAGGCGACGGCACACGCAATCGACCTCGCCCAGCAACTCGAGGCATCGTTGCACGTCGTCACAGTCTCGGAAGACGGCCCACACAGCTCCGAAAAGCGCGACGAGTTGCGCCACGATCACGAAGACGAGGCTGTACAGGTACTCGAGGACGCTGAACGCGCGACGAGCGAGGCAGGCATCGACGCGACCACGACGCTTCGCCACGGCGTCCCACAGGACGAAATCATCGCGACAGCTGAAGAACTGGGCTGTGATCTGATCGTCGTTGGAACGGTTGGACGCTCCGGCCTCGAGAACGTCCTTGTCGGCAGCGTCGCCGAAGAAGTCGTCCGGAACGCGTCGGTCCCGGTCGTGACCGTTCGCGAAACGTAG
- the otsB gene encoding trehalose-phosphatase, which yields MTGTASVPSPLEEALPLVRTTLESASQLLVCLDFDGTLAPIVAEPDAATPTPANQSAVASLASEASVTTAIVSGRALTDVRERIDGPTIYAGNHGLELERNESVAVHPIARKRATTIDHVCSTLETVLEPIPNARIENKRLTGTVHVRAVPDAARPAIARLTQSVVDRIGGDALTVSDGKRILEIGPSVPWGKGNAVELIESTCPPATVPIYIGDDVTDESAFQAVEPDGIGIRVGDEQPSQASYRVDSPADVAALLEWLGSAGLSILEDDATPSQSGAREPVTPRKR from the coding sequence ATGACAGGGACAGCATCCGTTCCGTCGCCGCTCGAGGAGGCACTGCCATTGGTTCGAACCACACTCGAGTCTGCCTCGCAGCTGCTGGTCTGTCTGGACTTCGATGGGACGCTCGCGCCAATCGTCGCTGAGCCGGACGCGGCGACGCCGACGCCAGCAAACCAGTCCGCAGTTGCGAGCCTCGCTAGCGAAGCGAGCGTGACGACAGCAATCGTCAGCGGCCGCGCACTCACTGACGTCCGCGAGCGCATCGACGGGCCAACGATCTACGCCGGAAACCACGGCCTCGAGTTAGAACGCAACGAGTCGGTTGCGGTCCATCCAATCGCACGCAAGCGGGCGACGACAATCGATCACGTCTGTTCGACCCTCGAGACCGTCCTCGAGCCAATTCCAAACGCACGGATCGAGAACAAGCGCCTGACTGGGACCGTCCACGTCAGAGCCGTCCCAGACGCCGCACGCCCCGCTATTGCTCGTCTCACACAATCAGTCGTCGACCGTATCGGTGGCGACGCACTGACCGTGTCGGATGGGAAACGCATCCTCGAGATCGGGCCATCGGTGCCGTGGGGAAAAGGAAACGCCGTCGAGTTGATCGAATCGACGTGTCCGCCCGCGACGGTGCCGATCTACATCGGCGACGACGTCACCGACGAATCCGCGTTTCAGGCGGTCGAGCCTGACGGCATTGGGATCAGAGTCGGCGATGAACAGCCATCGCAGGCGTCGTATCGGGTCGACTCACCCGCCGACGTTGCAGCCCTCCTCGAGTGGCTCGGATCTGCCGGACTCTCGATACTCGAGGACGACGCCACGCCGTCACAGTCGGGTGCTCGCGAACCCGTCACGCCCCGAAAGCGATGA
- a CDS encoding bacterio-opsin activator domain-containing protein: MSDGTVRPAGDVLRVLVVGDSRRIETAIQALSSTFDPASLVREQTIGGARERLADADAGIDDPVHCLVCEFGSDRTSLDDSQLQTLEAETDVPIITVTDGADIAAIDRALEAGATDIVNPGDSRALVATRVRNAARQYQRADSRDGRRSESERRSETVLEHADALVFVLTADGSITYASPAVESRLGYTSSELERTSLEHIVHPDDRERVLNTVAAISSEPLGSSERTVVRVGDGADSWRRVELTCSNRLADPDVAGIVVTATATTTETATDALERNDSPSDHDRAPVADAAETDVDTEIEAGTHERLSLLESAIDALEDGIAILEDETIRLVNGSLVDLTGERSLIGEGLEELFEADLAKTIRERARSPVVRWMEPVRGELRTDNELIPVDVVVTPLPDEDDRTLCLVRDRRDSPAAILETLTETLEELREATARSHVAQSVANGIRSCVGAELAVWYRLESETLSAAAVATADEQPPVELPPLDREGVETDHLAVDSPTVFDRVALESLLEHAGIRAERVLVVPIGDRGVVLATHSDPMAFEALDFGPPRALADAATVSLARLKAETQARDCQRARERLEATLARERQVRSIERDLLRAETRVDVETRLCEGLVSLTEGPKIDLAWVGRVATGSETVSARTWAGDDGDFLESLTVTVDPRAGSPTGQTAATRDSTVVGDLESVVRDPDRESVPALEQALEHGMRSMVSVPIGNGDFQYGTLTAYATQPAAFDDALRSTCDHLAQVAGYAIGALERKQALLADSLAELEIIVRDESEPLSALARRLDSRIDVRSVVPRSGGGSTVYCTILEADPNALNSIVDALEAVEAVRFVGDTSDESDTSDASQPTPIELTLADSTVAETLAEYGGVLRSITPADAQSRLVIDLSSTVDVRAFVRTIERTHPGTELLARRERDRSTPSARAFDTELRDRLSERQLRTLEAAYYGGFFDWPRESTGEDVAESLGISQPTFSRHLRVAQRKLFELLFDERTDER, from the coding sequence ATGAGCGACGGGACTGTCCGTCCTGCGGGCGACGTGTTACGCGTGCTCGTCGTCGGCGACTCGAGGCGGATCGAAACCGCGATACAGGCTCTTTCGTCGACGTTCGATCCTGCGTCGCTGGTTCGCGAGCAAACGATTGGTGGTGCACGCGAACGACTGGCAGACGCAGACGCAGGAATCGACGATCCCGTCCATTGTCTCGTCTGTGAGTTCGGGTCAGACCGGACGAGTCTCGATGACTCACAACTGCAGACACTCGAGGCCGAGACTGACGTGCCGATCATTACGGTCACAGACGGCGCAGACATTGCCGCGATTGATCGGGCGCTCGAGGCTGGCGCGACTGATATCGTCAACCCCGGCGATTCGCGGGCGCTCGTCGCAACGCGTGTCCGCAACGCTGCCCGACAGTACCAGCGTGCGGACAGCCGCGACGGTCGCCGGTCTGAGAGTGAACGGCGCTCGGAGACCGTTCTCGAGCACGCCGATGCGCTCGTCTTCGTCCTGACTGCGGATGGCTCGATCACGTACGCGAGTCCGGCTGTCGAATCTCGACTGGGCTACACCTCGAGCGAACTCGAGCGAACGAGCCTCGAGCACATCGTCCATCCAGATGACCGTGAGCGGGTACTGAACACAGTGGCCGCGATCTCGAGTGAGCCACTTGGATCGAGCGAGCGGACGGTCGTTCGCGTCGGTGACGGAGCCGATTCCTGGCGACGCGTCGAACTCACCTGCAGTAATCGGCTCGCCGATCCGGACGTCGCCGGCATCGTGGTCACGGCAACGGCGACGACAACCGAAACGGCGACTGATGCCCTCGAGCGAAACGATTCGCCGAGCGATCACGACCGCGCACCTGTCGCCGATGCGGCCGAAACCGACGTGGACACGGAAATCGAGGCAGGCACGCACGAGCGCCTCTCCCTCCTCGAGTCCGCTATCGACGCGCTCGAGGACGGCATCGCGATTCTCGAGGACGAGACCATCCGACTGGTCAACGGATCGCTGGTCGATCTCACCGGCGAGCGCTCGCTCATTGGCGAGGGCCTCGAGGAACTGTTCGAGGCCGACCTCGCGAAGACGATTCGCGAGCGTGCACGGTCGCCCGTCGTGCGCTGGATGGAACCCGTTCGTGGTGAGCTTCGAACCGACAACGAGTTGATCCCGGTCGACGTCGTCGTAACGCCGTTGCCGGACGAGGACGACCGGACGCTCTGTCTCGTCCGCGATAGACGTGACTCACCCGCTGCAATACTCGAGACGCTCACAGAGACGCTCGAGGAGTTACGTGAGGCGACAGCGCGGTCCCACGTGGCCCAGTCAGTCGCGAACGGTATTCGGTCCTGTGTCGGCGCTGAACTGGCAGTCTGGTATCGTCTCGAGTCGGAGACGCTCAGTGCCGCCGCGGTCGCAACGGCCGACGAGCAGCCACCGGTCGAACTGCCACCACTTGATCGAGAGGGAGTCGAAACCGACCATCTCGCAGTCGATTCGCCGACCGTCTTCGACCGAGTTGCTCTCGAGTCACTGCTCGAGCACGCGGGGATCCGAGCCGAGCGCGTGCTCGTTGTTCCAATCGGTGACCGCGGCGTCGTGCTTGCAACACACAGCGATCCGATGGCGTTCGAAGCGCTCGATTTCGGCCCGCCCAGAGCACTCGCGGATGCGGCAACTGTCTCCCTCGCCCGACTCAAGGCGGAGACACAGGCTCGAGATTGTCAACGCGCGCGAGAGCGACTCGAGGCAACACTCGCTCGCGAACGACAGGTTCGATCAATTGAGCGGGACCTGTTGCGTGCTGAGACCAGAGTCGACGTAGAAACGCGCCTCTGTGAGGGGTTGGTGTCGCTCACGGAAGGCCCCAAAATCGACCTGGCCTGGGTCGGCCGCGTCGCCACCGGCAGCGAGACCGTCTCAGCGCGGACGTGGGCCGGCGACGACGGAGACTTTCTCGAGTCACTCACAGTCACGGTCGATCCACGCGCCGGCTCGCCGACTGGGCAGACCGCTGCAACCCGTGACAGTACCGTCGTCGGCGACCTCGAGTCGGTCGTACGCGATCCGGACCGGGAGTCCGTGCCAGCGCTCGAGCAGGCACTCGAACACGGCATGCGCTCGATGGTCAGCGTTCCAATTGGGAACGGCGACTTCCAGTACGGGACGCTGACCGCATACGCCACCCAGCCCGCAGCGTTCGACGACGCGCTCCGCTCGACATGTGACCACCTCGCACAGGTCGCCGGCTACGCTATCGGCGCACTCGAGCGTAAACAGGCGCTGTTAGCCGACAGCCTCGCCGAACTCGAGATTATCGTCCGCGACGAGTCCGAACCGCTCTCGGCACTCGCCCGGCGTCTCGACTCGCGGATCGACGTCCGGTCGGTCGTCCCTCGATCTGGCGGTGGATCGACGGTGTACTGTACGATTCTCGAGGCGGATCCAAACGCACTCAACAGCATCGTAGATGCTCTCGAGGCAGTCGAAGCGGTTCGGTTCGTCGGTGACACTTCGGATGAGTCAGACACCAGCGATGCTAGCCAGCCAACACCAATCGAACTGACACTCGCTGACTCGACCGTCGCAGAAACGCTCGCTGAGTACGGCGGCGTCCTGCGCTCGATTACCCCCGCCGACGCACAGAGTCGACTCGTGATCGACCTCTCAAGCACCGTCGACGTCCGGGCGTTCGTCCGAACCATCGAGCGGACACATCCCGGCACCGAACTACTCGCTCGACGCGAGCGTGATCGGTCGACGCCATCGGCTCGAGCCTTCGATACTGAACTGCGGGATCGACTTTCCGAACGGCAACTGCGGACGCTCGAGGCGGCGTACTACGGGGGCTTTTTCGATTGGCCACGCGAGAGTACGGGCGAGGATGTCGCCGAGTCACTAGGGATTTCACAGCCGACATTCAGTCGGCACCTCAGGGTTGCACAGCGGAAGTTATTCGAGTTGCTGTTCGACGAACGCACTGATGAACGTTGA
- a CDS encoding cytochrome c biogenesis CcdA family protein — protein sequence MLDAAALSALSFALIAGITTFFSPCAYPLLPGYVGYYVSQTEGEQASLGGALSRGFIAGAGVLVTLGVLFLVAFQVSHSTLSSLVYFEPIVGAFLVIFGVLVLFDRAPSLSVALPKRRSSVFGFAIFGSGYALAAAGCVAPVFVGVVARAMSAPPTTGAMVVGTYVGSVVLLMVSLTVATGMGLVAAGQFASYGQRLKQVAGAVMILAGLGQLYLSVVLLGVI from the coding sequence ATGCTCGACGCTGCAGCCCTCTCTGCGCTGTCGTTTGCCCTGATTGCGGGCATTACGACGTTCTTTTCGCCGTGTGCGTACCCGCTATTGCCCGGCTACGTCGGCTACTACGTCAGCCAGACTGAGGGCGAACAGGCCTCACTCGGCGGAGCGCTCAGCCGCGGGTTCATCGCTGGTGCTGGCGTGCTCGTCACACTCGGCGTCCTCTTTCTCGTCGCGTTTCAGGTCAGTCACTCGACGCTGTCGAGTCTCGTCTACTTCGAGCCGATTGTTGGTGCGTTCCTCGTCATCTTCGGTGTGCTCGTCCTCTTCGACCGCGCGCCGTCGCTGTCAGTGGCACTCCCGAAACGGCGCTCGAGCGTGTTCGGCTTTGCCATCTTCGGCTCCGGGTACGCGCTGGCAGCCGCGGGCTGTGTCGCGCCGGTGTTCGTCGGCGTTGTCGCTCGAGCGATGTCGGCACCGCCGACGACTGGTGCGATGGTCGTTGGGACGTACGTCGGCAGCGTCGTCCTCTTGATGGTGTCGCTGACGGTGGCGACTGGCATGGGACTGGTTGCAGCGGGACAGTTCGCCAGCTACGGGCAGCGGCTCAAGCAGGTTGCTGGCGCGGTGATGATTCTCGCCGGACTCGGCCAATTGTATCTCTCGGTCGTCTTGCTTGGCGTCATTTAA
- a CDS encoding helix-turn-helix domain-containing protein translates to MSIDIADAEPEVDVDVEGSELRSQADGGIVAQLRLDHSALFLRPTLRRATDVTVEPDYWTTASSGRTQVFVTAYGSTFDAFEAALEVDSTVTNPVLVDRYPDRRVYRLERTERTLTFVDETTDAEGRILDLSSCRNGWCVQLRFPTRDDLVTFNEYCRGQGISLTVDHLRVSDDEDDGVVALTEKQQELLAVAHEEGYFDVPRGISQDELADRLGVSKSAVSQRLRRAIGELCTSAL, encoded by the coding sequence ATGAGCATCGACATTGCCGACGCCGAACCTGAGGTTGACGTCGATGTTGAGGGCTCCGAACTCCGGTCCCAGGCTGACGGCGGAATCGTTGCACAACTTCGACTCGACCACTCGGCACTGTTCTTGCGCCCAACCCTCCGGCGCGCAACCGATGTCACCGTCGAACCCGACTACTGGACCACCGCCTCCTCCGGGCGCACACAGGTCTTCGTCACCGCCTACGGGTCGACGTTCGACGCCTTCGAAGCCGCCCTCGAGGTCGACTCGACTGTCACGAACCCCGTCCTCGTTGATCGCTATCCCGACCGGCGAGTCTATCGCCTCGAACGCACCGAGCGCACGCTCACGTTCGTCGACGAAACCACAGATGCTGAGGGCCGCATCCTCGACCTCTCGAGTTGTCGAAACGGCTGGTGTGTCCAACTTCGATTCCCGACTCGAGACGATCTGGTCACGTTCAACGAGTACTGTCGCGGGCAGGGTATTTCCCTGACTGTCGATCACCTGCGCGTCTCCGATGACGAAGACGACGGCGTGGTTGCGCTGACCGAGAAGCAACAGGAACTCCTCGCGGTCGCCCACGAAGAGGGGTACTTCGACGTACCCCGTGGCATCTCACAGGACGAACTGGCCGACAGACTCGGCGTCTCGAAATCAGCCGTCTCCCAGCGCCTCCGCCGCGCAATCGGTGAACTCTGTACGTCGGCGCTGTAA
- a CDS encoding SCO family protein, whose protein sequence is MERRTYLGSLGAASVTGLAGLAGCLDDAMGTVGLGDDSDTVLSPPDQTRGDPSHPIHGEAFPDFAIPDPIADETVSLEDFIGDRALLITFFFTSCPDGACPALLTRLRRVQEDARENGYEDDIALLAYTFDPERDTPDVLEEYGIEQSVDYEADNWHFLRPESYEEGEQWLMEDFGMGVERVEDEDEDADDSEQDHDGEDDDHDGHNGDDAEGDNHDSHNGDEHDNHDHGEYTFNHINLVVLANNQGITERAYPLAGPLSERDDLGGDIGVIVDDARTVAQNQPDE, encoded by the coding sequence ATGGAACGACGGACGTACCTCGGCTCACTCGGTGCGGCGAGTGTCACCGGTCTCGCTGGCCTCGCCGGTTGTCTCGACGACGCAATGGGGACTGTCGGACTCGGCGACGACAGCGACACCGTCCTTAGCCCGCCGGATCAGACTCGCGGTGATCCATCGCACCCGATTCACGGCGAGGCGTTCCCCGACTTTGCGATTCCGGACCCGATTGCCGACGAGACCGTCTCACTCGAGGATTTCATCGGCGACCGCGCACTTCTCATCACGTTTTTCTTCACTTCTTGTCCGGACGGTGCCTGTCCCGCACTGTTGACGCGACTTCGCCGCGTGCAGGAAGACGCACGCGAGAACGGCTACGAGGACGATATCGCGCTGTTAGCGTACACGTTCGACCCCGAACGCGACACGCCAGATGTTCTCGAGGAGTACGGCATCGAACAGAGCGTCGACTACGAGGCGGACAACTGGCATTTCCTCCGGCCGGAGAGCTACGAGGAGGGCGAACAGTGGCTCATGGAGGACTTCGGTATGGGGGTTGAACGAGTCGAGGACGAAGACGAGGATGCGGACGACAGTGAGCAGGACCACGACGGCGAGGATGACGACCACGATGGTCACAACGGTGACGACGCGGAAGGTGATAATCACGATAGCCACAACGGCGACGAACACGACAACCACGACCACGGCGAGTACACCTTCAACCACATCAATCTGGTCGTGCTCGCAAACAATCAGGGGATTACCGAACGCGCCTATCCACTGGCTGGGCCACTCTCGGAACGCGATGACCTCGGTGGCGATATCGGCGTCATCGTCGACGATGCTCGAACCGTCGCCCAGAACCAACCCGACGAGTAA
- a CDS encoding DUF5786 family protein, whose translation MGFGSYDESEQQQQTSDDEDNGEAVNVHEHDHDGQMSFESDASTDELISQLGSMKDEDDEE comes from the coding sequence ATGGGTTTTGGTAGCTACGATGAATCCGAGCAGCAGCAACAGACGAGTGACGACGAGGACAACGGCGAGGCCGTCAACGTTCACGAACACGATCACGATGGGCAGATGTCGTTCGAATCCGACGCCTCCACGGACGAACTCATCTCCCAGCTCGGTTCGATGAAAGACGAAGACGACGAGGAGTAA
- a CDS encoding alpha,alpha-trehalose-phosphate synthase (UDP-forming), with protein sequence MRFTAARPSSSSDRQSVRADGGTRAFDTGSNYPESLIVVSNRQPYRHTYEDASGTDGDDDSDRPISVDEPAGGLTAGLDPVVQETSGTWIAWGDGDADFKVTDEHNCVSVPPEEDAYTLRRIDLSDEAVDSYYYGFSNRVLWPLCHGFTDLICHRSDDFDWYQTVNERFADAVADHASEESVVWLQDYHFALAPRMIQDNEDVPDSTTVAQFWHIPWPTPSALQRCPAAGHLLEGVLGNDLLGFHVERFADRFLECVEQFLPTADVDRQQRTVTYAGQTTRAVATPMGVDAESYDRDARSVDSSQISSLFDEYDVHEDTAVGLGVDRLDYTKGIPERFAALERFFEDNPEWQGEFTFIQKSTPSRTNIPAYQHHGELVRSEAKRINHRFGTDDWQPIIYTEAYLEHETLCGLYRHADVMVVNPLIDGMNLVAQEFVASNVDATGTLVLSDQAGAHDRLGSHAVSIDPTAVDDIASGIEEALSMPTQERQRRLTTLRERVFDGDLEQWMDAQFDWIHHVHPHSDERDDPDSRRDSSDYKPHEPTA encoded by the coding sequence ATGCGATTCACTGCAGCGCGTCCGTCGTCGAGTTCGGATCGACAGTCGGTACGAGCCGACGGCGGTACTCGAGCGTTCGATACCGGGTCGAACTACCCCGAGTCGTTGATTGTTGTCTCAAATCGTCAGCCGTATCGCCACACCTACGAGGACGCCAGTGGCACGGATGGCGATGACGATAGTGACCGACCGATTTCGGTCGACGAACCAGCCGGCGGCCTGACCGCTGGACTTGACCCAGTCGTCCAGGAAACCAGCGGCACCTGGATCGCCTGGGGTGACGGCGATGCCGACTTCAAGGTCACTGACGAGCATAACTGCGTCAGTGTCCCACCCGAGGAGGATGCATACACACTGCGCCGGATCGACCTCAGCGACGAGGCCGTCGACTCGTACTACTACGGATTCAGCAACCGGGTCCTCTGGCCGCTCTGTCACGGCTTTACCGATCTCATCTGCCACCGTTCGGACGACTTCGACTGGTATCAGACGGTCAACGAGCGCTTCGCCGACGCCGTTGCTGACCACGCGAGCGAGGAGTCGGTTGTCTGGCTACAGGACTACCACTTCGCGCTGGCACCACGGATGATTCAGGACAATGAGGACGTTCCCGACTCGACAACCGTCGCCCAGTTCTGGCACATTCCGTGGCCAACACCATCAGCCCTCCAGCGCTGTCCCGCCGCAGGCCACCTCCTCGAGGGCGTCCTCGGCAACGACTTGCTCGGATTCCACGTCGAGCGGTTCGCAGACCGCTTCCTCGAGTGCGTCGAGCAGTTCCTGCCGACTGCGGATGTCGACCGACAACAGCGGACTGTCACGTACGCTGGACAGACGACGCGTGCCGTCGCGACGCCGATGGGTGTCGATGCCGAGTCCTACGACCGAGATGCCCGCTCGGTCGACTCGAGCCAGATTTCGTCGCTGTTCGACGAGTACGATGTCCACGAGGACACTGCCGTTGGTCTCGGCGTCGACCGCCTCGACTACACGAAAGGAATCCCCGAGCGATTCGCCGCCCTCGAGCGCTTCTTCGAAGACAACCCGGAATGGCAGGGTGAGTTTACGTTCATTCAGAAGTCAACGCCCTCGCGAACGAACATTCCAGCCTATCAGCACCACGGCGAACTCGTTCGCAGCGAGGCCAAGCGAATTAACCACCGCTTCGGGACCGACGACTGGCAACCGATCATCTACACGGAAGCCTACCTCGAGCATGAGACGCTCTGTGGGCTGTACCGCCACGCTGACGTCATGGTCGTCAACCCGCTCATCGACGGGATGAATCTGGTCGCACAGGAGTTCGTTGCCTCGAACGTCGACGCGACGGGGACGCTCGTCCTGAGTGACCAGGCAGGCGCACATGATCGACTCGGTTCGCATGCGGTCTCTATCGACCCAACCGCCGTCGATGACATTGCCTCCGGAATCGAAGAGGCCCTTTCGATGCCCACCCAGGAGCGCCAGCGTCGACTGACCACGCTCCGCGAGCGCGTCTTCGATGGCGACCTCGAGCAGTGGATGGATGCCCAGTTCGACTGGATACACCACGTTCATCCCCACTCAGACGAACGAGATGATCCTGACTCGCGCCGCGACTCGAGCGACTACAAACCCCACGAACCCACTGCCTGA
- a CDS encoding aminopeptidase P family protein gives MESPFEQRLTDCQSRLEDGPAQLAVCAPGSNLTYLTGFDESPSERHLLLFIPHASADASPTFVAPTMYNSQLEDLPLSRLKLRLWDDNDDPLEAISRTLESFDLDLEGDGQPAILVDDRMWATFMQDLQSLCPAAEFGLASDVLEGLRIRKDEAELATLARAGELADRVSMEIRSRGEQLCGLTERELAAEIDRLLAEYGGHEPAFETIVASGPNSARPHHHSGDRTIQRGDPLVLDFGAFVDSDLAGDTQYPGDQTRTMVVGDPPEGYETIHELVAEAQQAAVDAVKPGVTAGEIDAVAREHIADADYGDAFVHRTGHGVGLEVHEPPYIVADNDRKLEAGMVFSIEPGIYLEDRFGIRIEDLVAVTDNGAERLNESPRGWETGGIHER, from the coding sequence ATGGAGTCACCGTTCGAACAGCGACTCACTGACTGTCAGTCTCGTCTCGAGGACGGACCGGCGCAACTGGCCGTGTGCGCCCCCGGATCGAATTTGACGTACCTCACCGGCTTCGACGAATCGCCGTCCGAGCGTCACCTACTATTGTTTATCCCGCATGCGAGCGCGGACGCATCACCAACGTTCGTCGCCCCCACGATGTACAACTCACAACTCGAGGACCTGCCGCTCTCGAGGCTGAAACTCCGGCTGTGGGACGACAATGACGACCCGCTCGAGGCGATTTCACGAACGCTCGAGTCGTTCGATCTCGACCTCGAGGGCGACGGCCAGCCAGCGATTCTCGTCGACGACCGCATGTGGGCGACGTTCATGCAGGATCTGCAGTCACTCTGTCCAGCCGCCGAGTTCGGCCTCGCGAGTGACGTTCTCGAGGGACTTCGGATTCGAAAGGACGAGGCCGAACTAGCGACACTGGCGCGGGCAGGCGAACTCGCTGATCGTGTGTCGATGGAGATTCGCTCGCGCGGCGAGCAACTGTGCGGGCTGACCGAGCGCGAACTAGCCGCCGAGATCGACCGACTGCTTGCAGAGTACGGTGGTCACGAGCCCGCGTTCGAGACGATTGTGGCGTCCGGGCCGAACAGTGCTCGCCCCCATCACCACAGCGGCGACCGGACGATTCAGCGCGGCGACCCACTCGTTCTGGACTTCGGCGCGTTCGTCGACAGCGACCTCGCGGGCGACACACAGTACCCCGGAGATCAGACGCGAACGATGGTCGTCGGTGACCCTCCCGAAGGCTACGAGACAATCCACGAACTCGTTGCCGAGGCCCAACAGGCCGCCGTCGACGCCGTCAAACCCGGCGTCACGGCCGGCGAGATCGACGCAGTCGCACGCGAGCACATCGCCGATGCGGACTACGGCGACGCATTCGTCCACCGAACCGGCCACGGCGTCGGCCTCGAGGTCCACGAACCACCGTACATCGTCGCGGACAACGACCGCAAACTCGAGGCTGGCATGGTCTTCAGCATCGAGCCGGGAATCTATCTCGAGGATCGCTTTGGGATTCGAATCGAGGATCTGGTCGCAGTGACTGACAATGGCGCAGAGCGGCTCAACGAGTCGCCGCGTGGCTGGGAGACGGGTGGCATCCATGAGCGCTGA